In Nitrospinota bacterium, a single window of DNA contains:
- a CDS encoding EVE domain-containing protein — protein sequence MPTYWMLVSSEENFERSRTRGFDIAGMKSRHRKKAERVEPGDKVVFYLTKVQAFGGCAEVTSTFFESDEPVWDGGKKQEIYPFRFEVRPEIVCEAGDFLAVEPIRHKLQHLKKWPDEHWRLGFQGNVHSLPREDYETVLTLLKKHVEKGAKVG from the coding sequence ATGCCAACTTACTGGATGCTCGTAAGCTCGGAAGAAAATTTCGAGCGCTCCCGTACTCGGGGCTTCGACATCGCGGGGATGAAGAGCCGACATCGAAAGAAAGCCGAGCGGGTCGAGCCAGGCGACAAGGTGGTCTTCTACCTAACCAAAGTCCAGGCATTCGGAGGATGCGCCGAGGTTACCAGCACCTTCTTCGAGAGCGACGAACCCGTCTGGGACGGCGGAAAAAAGCAGGAAATTTACCCCTTCCGGTTTGAGGTCCGCCCGGAGATTGTCTGCGAGGCGGGAGACTTTCTTGCCGTCGAGCCCATCCGCCACAAGCTCCAGCACCTGAAGAAGTGGCCCGATGAGCACTGGCGGCTTGGCTTTCAGGGTAACGTACACTCGCTGCCCCGAGAGGACTACGAAACGGTACTAACACTTCTTAAGAAGCACGTGGAGAAGGGGGCGAAGGTCGGTTAG